The Paenibacillus spongiae nucleotide sequence GGAACCTTTATTTAGCGACTGGGGAAGGCCGGTATATCGATAAACTGGAAACGATTCTTTATAATATCGTGCTGGCCGGACGTTCTATGAACGGGCACAAGTATTTTTACGAGAATCCGCTCGTCAGCCACGGCGGCCACAATCGGTGGGAATGGCATAGCTGTCCGTGCTGCCCGCCGATGATCATCAAGCTATTGCCGGAACTAGCCTCCTACATCTACGCATACGACGAAAGAGGAGCTTTCGTGAATCTGTATGTTGGAAGCGAAAGCGAGATGGAGATTAACGGGGTGAATGTCAAGCTGAAGCAGCAAACCGCATATCCCTGGGAAGGTGCGGTCGGGATTTCCGTAACGCCGGAACGAGAGTCCGCGTTCGCCATCCGTCTGCGGATTCCCGAATGGTGCAGGAATTATTCCATTCTCGTAAATAATCAGCCGGTAGAATACCGGATCATGAATGGATATGCCGTGATTGAAAAAACATGGTCCCTGGGGGATGCGATCGTGCTTGATTTGGATATGCCCGTTGACTTAATCGAAGCCCATCCATATGTGAGAACACATGCGGATAAGGTGGCGATCAAACGGGGACCTATGCTCTACTGTCTGGAATCGGTAGATAACGATAGATCCGTCGATGGCATCGTTCTATATAAGCGCGAGGCATTGGATAGAGAGAAACGCTTGAACCGCAAGATTTCGAATGCGCCTGACTTTAGAACGGAATATGTGCAGGACTTCTTCGACGGCGCGGTAATCTTACGCACCAAAGATTCGGGTGGAAATACCATCACGGCGATCCCGTATCCTTACTGGAATAACAGATCGCGCGGCACGATGGATATCTGGCTGCAATGCGACAAGCAGAATGAATTAAAGGGTTGGGAAAACCAGCTGTACAGGAGCGTTCCGGCAGGCTCGGCTCAATAACCCAGAAGGATTAAACGAGATAGAAGCTTGCAGTCAGAAGGCTGCAGGCTTTTATTATATTATTGCGGCAGAGACTGGGAGAGGATTCTCATGCGCGTTAGGCCGATGTTCGGCTTATTAGGATAGAAAACTGATAACGCCAATGACAACGAACAAGAACATGAGGACTAGGAAGAACGCAAGCAGTCCCTTAATTAGGCTATTCAAAAGCTCATCACCGCCAGTTTATTTGCCATTATAATATAAGAATATGGACATATTTTCTATGCTGCGCGGCTTTACGCCGGTAAAATTCCGTTATAGTTATAGATGAACGAGTGATAACCAGGCCAGCCATGGTAAAATCAGAGTTGTGAGATCATTTTGATTAGGCGATAACGGGGTGTGGCTATGACAAGTCCAATCGTAATCCGGCCAATGACCGGGGAAGACGTTGAGCATATATATCGCGTTTTCACGGAACATCATATTGGCAAACCAATGGAGTACATCGCGAGATGCTGGGATGAGAACGTAACAGGCCAAAGAGTTACGCTACTTGCCTTCTACGAAGGGCAGTTTGCAGGAAGCCTGCATCTTCTTGACGTATCGGGCTATCCTTATTTTGCGGAGAATGGCATACCAGAGATCAACGACTTCAATGTGATTCCTCCCCTGCGGAATCGCGGAATCGGCCATGCGTTAATGGAAGCTGTCGAGACCTTAGCGTTGGAGCGGTGCGGAATCGTCGGCATTGGCGTGGGACTGTATCGGGATTACGGGAATGCGCAGCGGATTTACGCCAAGAGAGGATACGTTCCGGACGGCAGAGGTGTGATGTACAAGCAGCAGCCCGTCATTCCTGGTACGCAGGTCTGCGTCGACGATGATCTGAACCTGTATTTCACCAAGGTCAAATCATAAGATTAAAAGCAGCTATACCATAAGAGACCGCGCCCAGCGCGGTCTCTTGTCTTGTCAGGCTAGGATGTTGCCGCCGGAATGAATTGAAATTAATGCTTGACCCTCCGGTTGCTAGAAGCTTTATCCTGCTTCGATTGCGCTCAGACAGCCCCGATCTTCAGACGCTCCTCATGAGAAGCAGGGACTGGGGCCTCCGTCGCAATGTTCGCTGAGGAACCATGCTTAGCCGGATGCAATGCGTCTGCGTCGTTCAGAAGCCCATATGGAATGCACAGCGGTTTGCCTGTTCTGGGATTCATCATGATATCCGCCTGGTTATAATCGTAGAAGCGCCGCAGCCCATCGAGCGGCTGATCCGTAGGATAACCGATTCGGACGATAATGGATGGATCGATGCGATGAGGTCCCCGGCCTAGCAGGCGAAGCGTCTCAACCATCATTCCGAACACTGCATTGGCGTCCTCAATCTTGCATTCAGTATATGTATGCGATATATTGCATATAACAGAAAATCAAGTTAAGGAGGATGGAACATGCCGGTACCTCAAAATTTCGCATCGCCGACCCGAATATCTGCCAAAGAACGGGCACTCTCGCAAATTCAACGCTGGATCATTGAAGGGACGCTGCTGCCGGGCGAGAAGCTGTTTGATGCCGAGCTTGCGGAATCGTTGGCCGTCAGCAGAACGCCGATCCGCGAGGCTCTTCAGCTGCTGGAGATGCAGGGGCTCGTATCGATGCATCCCGGCAAGGAAACGCGGGTAACGCGCATCGAGAAGGATGACATGCTGAAGATGTATCCCACGCTCGCAGCACTCTACGCCCTCGCTGCCGAGCAAGCGGCGCAGCTCATTCTGCCGGAACAGATCGAGCTGCTGAAGGAGCTTAACGCCCAGTTCGGCGAAGCCATCCGGAACGGACAGCCGTACCAGGCGATGGAGCTCGACGAGCAGTTCCACAATATGATCGTCGAGATATCCGACAACCCGTACATTGCTTCATTCAGCGCATCGCTGCAGATTCATATCCGCAGGTTTAAGTATGTTTTCCTGAAGCAGCCTCCTACGGCGGCACGGTCCTCCGAGGAAGAGCATGCAGCGATTATCGCGGCGCTGGAAGAGCGTGATCCGGAAGCGGCCTCCGCAAGAATGAAACAAAATGTGATCCGGCCGATGCAGGAGCTGTACGCATTGATTTAAGGGGGAGGGAGTTCCGATGAATAACTGGACCTATGATGAATTTAAGCATTGCGGCGTGGACTATGCAGATCCGGAGCAAGCGGAGATCTATGACAGCCGGCATCAGAAATTCAGGAATGATGAACAGGAATTTGCCGGCTTCCTAAGCCGGATGCCCTTCGAACATCATCAGGAGCTTACGCTGCTGGACATGGGATGCGGGACCGGCGCAGCCGCGATTCATGCATCCAAGCATTTTCGCATGATCTATGCGGTCGATGTGTCCGAGGCCATGCTGCAGCAGGCCAGGCGCAAGGCGGAGCGGGAACAGCGGTCCAATATCGAATTCATTCACTCCGGCTTCTTAAGCTATGAGCATCGCGCGGAGCCGGTGGATATCGTCTCTACGAAAGTGGCGCTTCACCATCTGCCGGACTTCTGGAAGCAAATCGCCTTGATGCGGATGAATGCAATGCTTAAGATGGGCGGGATCTTATACTTGCACGATGTTATTTTCCATTTCCGGCCGGCGGAATATCAGCGTAAAATCGATCGTTTCATCGCCGGCTTCGAAGCGCATGCAGGCAAGCTGTTCAAAGCGGAGGTTGAGACGCATATCCGGGATGAATTCAGCACCTTCGACTGGATTATGGAAGGGATGATGGCCAGAGCCGGCTTTGAAGTGGTATCCATCCATCCCTCGGACGGATTTGTGATGGAATATTTCTGCAGAAAAGCTGAAGAAATATCAATTCCATATTTTTAAATCTGTTCCTGCTGGACTTATATTTACAATTTGATAGAATGGCGGTAGGACCTCTGACTGACAAGAGGTCTATTTTATTAGGAGGGGATTGTATGAACAGAGGAATTGGTTTCGGAAACCTTCATATGGGGAGGGAAATCTACGATGAACCATAGAATCGTATGCATAGAACCGTTCATGCAGCCACAGGTTGATCAGTATGTTCTGAAGGGAGGTATTATCGATGAATTTGAAAGAGACGGATCTCCCGGGAATCGGACGTAAATACACCATGAACACCAGAAGCGGCGATACGCTCGTCATCGTCGTTCATAATGACGAACGCCGCGATCTGTTTCACCTCTCGCCGGAAGAGCCGGATGAGATGCTCTCCATGGTCACGTTGGATGACGACGAGGCCAGATCGATATCGGCCATTCTCGCCGGGATCACGTACAAGCCGGCTTTCTCGGATAACCAGGATATATTGCTAGACGGGCTGGCGATCGAGTGGATCCGTCTGGAGCCGGAATCGAAGAGCGAAGGCATGACGATCGGTCAATTGGACATCCGCGGAGCAACGGGAGCATCCATCTTGGCCGTGGCGCAGAAGAATAAGAAGACGCATATGAATCCTGGCGCCGATCTCGTCATTGGAGCGGGTATGACATTCGTCGTGGCCGGGGAGCGCGCGCAAATCAAGCAGTTAAAGATGCTGCTTCGCAACGGGAAGCTGTAGCCTATGGAGATGCTCATATTCGAAGTCGGTATCGCGCTGGCGCTCATTACGTTTACGGGCTTTCTCGCCAATAAGCTTCGTTTCTCCGTTATCCCGTTCTATATTTTAATCGGAATGGCTGTTGGCCCTCATGCTCCGCATTTCTGGAAGATCGACTTACGTTTTATCGAGAGCTCCTCTTTTATTGAATTTATGGGGCGTCTGGGCATTCTGTTCCTGCTGTTCTATCTGGGAATGGAGTTCTCGGTCGCGCGGCTGTTCAAGTCGGGTAAAGCGATCTTGATCGGCGGTTCATTCTATGTTGCGTTAAATTTCCTCTCCGGGCTGCTGTTAGGCTGGATTGCGGGCTTACCCGTCAAGGAGACGCTTGTCGTTTGCGGAATTATGACGAGCTCCTCCACCGCCATCGTAGCCAAGGTTCTGGTGGATCTGAAGCGGACGGCTAACCCGGAGACGGAAATGATCATGGGGATGATTATGTTCGACGATTTATTCATCGCGATCCACATCTCCATCTTAACCGGCCTTGTATTAAGCGGGGCAACCTCCATCGTCAGCGTGCTGCTCATATCGCTCACGGCTCTTGCATTCATTGTGCTGTTCCTGTTTATAGGCAGGAAAGTGATCAAATATATCGATATTGCCTTGAATGTCCCTTCTTCAGAGCTCTTCCTGCTCATGGTGATGACGCTGCTGTTCCTGGTCGCGGGTTTCTCCGAAACGCTGCACGTAGCGGAAGCGATCGGCGCTCTGATGATCGGACTTGTGTTTGGAGAATCGAGACATGTCAAGCGGATTGAACAGCAGATCATGCCGTTTAGGGATTTCTTCGGCGCGATGTTCTTCTTCAGCTTCGGCTTAACGATTGAGCCCTCGTCGCTGGGCGGAGCCGTCGGCATGACGGTTATAGCCGTAATCCTTACGATTATTGGCAACTTGGCGGCGGGCATGATTGCCGGCCGGCTCTCCGGCGCGTCGCCGCGGGCGTCTCTCAACGTTGGGTTCACGCTGGTCGCCCGGGGAGAGTTCTCGATTATTATGGCGAATATCGGCAAGGCGGGCGGGTTAATGGCGTCCATTCAATCCTTCGCCGTGCTGTATGTGCTCGTTCTGGCCGTTCTCGGTCCGCTGCTGGCCAAGGAATCGAAGTGGTTCTATCAGCGCTTCGCGATCATCGGCGAGCGATGGAGGCGCAAGCGAGCGAATTAAATTGAACAGGAACAGCCCTTGATCCGCAGATCAAGGGCTGTTCCTGTCTATTCGTTATTGTACAGCGTATGGGCCGGGGGCAAGACCCCCGTCTTAGTAATTAGTCCTCGCTCGGCAATATGATCGTTATGACGGATTCCGGACGATCCTCCAGTCCTAGCTGGATGATAACACCTATAGATAATCACGTCTTGTCGAAATAATCACTGACTGTATCTGTCAGTTATAATTGTATATACTTTAATCAGGAGGCGTATCATGTGAAAAAGAAATCGTGTGAATTTCCGGTTTTATTCTTCGCGGACCAACAATCTCTAGAGAATTGGCTTGAGAACAATTATGATACTTCAGCGGGATTCCGTTTGCAGATCGCGAAAAAAAATTCCGGCGTTGTTTCTGTTTCCTATGATGAAGCACTCGAAAGTGCGTTATGTTATGGGTGGGTCGATAGTCAGAAGGAAACATTCGATGACAAAACATGGCTTCAACGATTTACTCTGCGTGGGGCGAAGAGCATCTGGTCTAAAGTGAATAAAGAAAAAGCAGAGCTTCTTATCACAAATGGAAGAATGAGGCCCTCCGGATTTAAGGCGATTGAAGCTGCCAAACAGAACGGACAATGGGATAAGGCCTATGAATCGCAAAGTACTGCCTCTTTGCCAGAGGACTTCGCGATCGAATTGGAACGTAATGCAAAGGCGAAGGCATTTTATGATACTTTAAATAGACAAAATAAATATGCGATCATATTTAGAATTCATAACGCAAAAAAGCAAGAAACCCGAACGAAACGAATTAAACAGTTTGTCATGATGCTTGAAAAAGGTGAAAGAATTTATCCTTAATCTCAATAACTTTCTCATTTCATATCAGGAAGGTTTGGCGAAATATGTCTAAATCAGACCATATGCTGTCCATATTATGGCTTCTTCGGTCGGGTAGACGAATGACAGCAAAGAAGCTCGCGAATGAGCTGGAGATTCATATTCGTACTGTATACCGCTATATCGATTCATTGTGTGCTAGCGGGGTCCCTATTATAGCCGATTCTGGGCCGAATGGGGGCTATCGAATACTCGGTCATTTTGCGGAATCTCCGCTGTTGTTTGACTTGGAAGAACAGAAAGCACTTGTACACGCTTCAACATTCGCACACGAGGCGGGCTATCCGTTTAAGGAAGAGCTTAACCGAGCGATCAATAAATTGAAGCGCTACACGAATGAGGAGCAGCTGGATCAAATCGAGCGGCACATGGAGGGTCTCTCCATCATTCATCCGCCGATCGAAGGGAAACAGCGGGATTTGCTTCGTGTTTTGGAAGAAATGGCTGCTCAGGGCAGGTCGGTGGAGATGGTCTACGTTAATGGCAAGGGAGACACTCCCAACATACGCGAAGTCGACCCCTACGGCATTGTACATTGGAAAGGTAGTTGGTATGCTGTCGGGTATTGCAACCTTCGGAAGGAGGTACGCAGTTTCAGGGTGGATCGCATTTCACGAATGGAACCGAGCGATCGTTATTTCGAGCGGCCTGCCGCTTTCTCCGCTAAAGACTTTCTGATGCGGAATTTGCTTCCCGGCACCTTGGATTCGGAATCTCTCGCAGCGGTAAGGATACAAGGGCATGAGCAAGCGCTGGATCTCTTATGCCAGCATTGGTTGTTTGGCCATACGCTTGTTGAACGCAAAGATGGAGTAGCATTATTCAGGCTCGGCATTCATTCCTTGCAGTCCTATGTGCCTTACTTTCTTCTCCCCTATGGAAAATCGCTTATCATTCTCGAACCGGACATTCTTATCGAGCGGCTGGTGGAAATTAGTTATGGTATAGCATCGCATTACGAATCGATGAAATCACTATAATCCAAAAACGCAAGGGGTGATGGATATGAACAAATTCGCCATGTATGGAAAATTAACGGCTCACCCAGGCCAGGGAGATGCTCTCGTGCAAATGATGCTGGAAGCGGCTAATCTGTTGGATTCTGCAGAAGGCTGCGAATTGTATATCATCAATGTGGCAGAAGACGATCCGGATGCGATATGGGTGACGGAGTTATGGAGAGATGCCGAAGCGCATGCCGAATCCCTTAAAAATGAAAATGTATTGGCATTGATTCAGCGTTGCAGACCATTGATTGCCGGCGTGGAGCCGGTAAAGTTGCGACCGGTCGGGGGCAAAGGGATCTAAAGTACACTCAATGCGAAGGAAGGGGCTACTCTTAACACGGAGTAGCCCCTTCTTTCGATGCCGTCATAGAAAGTTATTCGGTACCATAATTACTGACCATAGATGTCAGCGATAACTATATATAATTTCGTTGTAGGAAAATTAATTAACTTGGAGGGAACATGATTGTTTTCCAAAATCAATGATTTCGTGCAGGAATTCGAAATGGAGTCGGTTATAACGGAACGGGTTTTAGATTCACTTACGGACGAATCACTAACACAAGCCGTCTCGGACAATCAGAGAACTTTTGGCCAGATTGCTTGGCATCTCGTAAGCTCGATCAACTTTCTAACCTATCTGGGATTATCCTATGACGAGCCTTTGGCGGATGAAAACGTACCTGTGTCAGCTGCAAAGATTTTAACTGAATACCGGCGTCTTGGAAAATCCATGCTGCGTGCCATTAGAAGCCAATGGACTGACGAGTCGCTTGGCCAGATCGTTAACCTGTTCGGTGAGGATTGGCAGAACGGCGCTGCTTTACGGTACTCGCTACGGCATGAAATTCATCACCGCGGCCAAATGACGGTATTGATGCGGCAAGCTGGTTTACGAGTTCCCAATGTACTTGGTCCCACACGTGAAGATTGGATTGAAAAAGGTATGCAGCCTTATGTTTAAATACACTCAAGAAAGAAGGATCACTCTATGTCCACACATTTAGACATTTATCAGGTGATGAAATTAGTGCCACAGGGATTTAACTTCTAAGTGAGATGGATGCCTATACGAAGTCCACAGATCTCGACCCTAAGCTTCGAGAACCGGTAAAATTTAGGGTGTCACAAATCAACGGTTGCGTTTATTGCCTTTCTTATCGCGCAGCAGATGCGAAAACTAGGGGAATCCGAAATGAGGCTATACTGTCTCAGTGCATGGGCAGAAAGCCCTCTTTACTCAGAAATGGAGAAGGCTGCCTTAGATATAGAAGACAAGATGAGCAAAATGTTAGAGAGTCATTCTGAACTCATCCCTATGATCATATGGGGCTGTACCGAAGCGTTGTATAGCTTAGGCACAGCCCTAATTTCTTTCTATTCGTTCACTCGTCACCTGTATTGGCAGACTTTAATCGGTATTCCGTCAAAGAAACGCCGAAATACTTTTTGAAGCTCGTATAAAAGTAATTTGACTTCTCCATCCCGCATTCTTCCAAAATATTATTGATCGGCATGCTGCTCTGCTCCAAATAATGTTTGATCTTCTCCATGCGGACAGCCGTAATATATTCGGCTACCGATTTGCCGGTCGCATTTTTGAATAGCTTGCCAAGATAGACCGTAGACAGGGAAAGCGATTCTGCGCAGCTGTTCAGGGATAGGTTCTTATCCGAATAGTTTTTCTGGATATGCTCGGTCACGCGATTCACGATCTCGTTTTTCTTCCTGTCTTTCGTTCCGTCCTTCAAGAGGATAATATCATCGATTAACTCGAAGAACGTTACCTCCATCTCTTCAAGCGTTTCCAGCCCGGTTGCTTTATGAAGAAAATCGATGGATAAATCGTTGAATCTGGATGGCGTGTCGGCAACGATCTGGTTTAACGAATTATAGATGGAGAAAAACAGATAAATGCTCGAGCTCATGATATTGTCATAGGGAGTGCGTTCGATCGATTGGATAATCTCCTGATAGGCGATTTTCGCCGCGTTGCCGTTTCCTAGCTTTAACGAATCGATCAATTGTTTTTCTTTGGACGTGGGAAACTTAAAACGGCCCCAATCCACTTTCTTTAAAATGTCCGGAGTAATGATGCTGGAATGTCCATAGACGATCCTATACATGGAAAGATTCAGCGTTTCCTCGTAAACCGATTTAATTTGTTCCGGCGACTCGATCCTGAAACCGAGCGTACCCGATAAGGAAATATTCAGATGCCTTCGGACGTTGTCCTGTATTCTCGAAACGATCGCGTGAAACGCGTCGTATATCGGCTCCAGGCTGCCCGGGAACGCTTTTACGTCCGCCAGAACGGCAAGCTGGTCGGCGCTTGTATCGATCACTTCATTGCTGAAATACTCGGAAGTCACCTCTTTGGCGATATTCGCAATGGCATACTTATACAAGGATCTGTCCATTTCATTGTGTTTTTCGACAAAGCTTTTATAACCATCGATCTTTAGGAGAATCAGAAACATGGCATGGCGTAAATTCAGATGAATGTTGAGCTCTTTCTCGAAGGCGGCCGGTATTCCAAGCGGAAGCACGACTTGACCGCTCAATATATTTTTTAAATATTCATTTTTCAACAGGGGGGCGCTGTTTCTCTTCATGTCTTCCAAGTAGGCTGTCTTATCGATGATTCCGTGAAAAGCGCTCGCCAGAAAGCCAACTTCGTCCATGCTTTGTTCCGGTCTGTTTTCGGGTTTTAGCCTTTGCTTGATGCCGTCTGTGAGCGCGCCAATCGGGCGATACAGTTTTTTGGAAGCCAGGTAGGCGTAAAATAACCCGAGCAGCAGCACGATTAAACAAAATACGAGGGTAATGACCCCGTTTCGCTGCACGCTTGCAAAAACGGATTTATACGGCGTCATGCTCAGGAACGTCCATCCCAGATCTTTGGAGGATACATAGGAGATGACGTACTTGCGATGATCGAGATTGCCGAAAAACGAGCCGGAAGAACTCGCGGAGGAACGCGCTTTGATGAAATAATCTTGATCCGCTATGTTTTTCATGAATTGGTCGGGCGAAGAGTGGTTCACAATGATACCGCTTTCATTCGCGACCAAGAGCTCGCTTCCTTCGCTGTTCATCTTGCTGTCGATGGAAGAAATCGTCCTCCTCAGCCAATCGGCGTCTATATTCAATACGATGGCGTTGTTGAAGGCTTTCCGGGGATTAATCGTATCGAACAATACATAGGTGTACACGTTTGAAAACTTCGCGTTAGCCCCTTCCGGATTGGCGATTTTTCTTGGAATGGGGTAGAGAATGGGCATCTCCTTATTTTGCAGATGATTCAACATCCCTACGATATCTTGATCGAAGAAATCGGGGCTGCTGTAAAACGTATCCGACGGCGTGGAAATGAGCGTATCGATTTTTTTGTTATAGACATACACGGAATGGATGTAGGTGTTCGGGATGGCCAGGGCGCTCAAAGTTCGAATCGCCTTGCCGGTGATCAGAATATCATCTTGATTGCTGTTCGCGAAGGCGATGATGGAATGATTCAACGACAGCGACTGGCAGAATCTCTTGGAGATAGTATCCATATACACGGCACTGTAGCTCGTTTGGGACAAAATGTCGGCCTTCATATTCTTCAGCAGCGAGATCGATGATGAGCTGTAATTATAGTACAGAATAGAGGAAAGAACCAAAATCAGGGCGATTATGATCGTCACGAAGGAGATGAGCAGTCTCTTATACATACTGGTTCGGACTTTAAACGCTTCCAAGTTCAAACGCCCCTCTTTTTTCGCTTAGTTACAGTGGTTTTATTTTATAAGAATGCGGAGGAAAAAGGAACGGGAAAATGGCGCATGTCGGGTCGAGGTTCATTTTTTAGAGATTTAGATATTTTTTATAGACGCTCGGTTTTAAAAATTGGAGTAATCTCGAATCTTATCGTTTCTTTTACGGCAGCATGGGACTACGCTTACAGTAAAAAAACGAATGCAAGGAGAACACCAGTGGAAACCATGACGAAGAAATCCGAAACAACAAGCGTTCGACGAAGGATACCCTTCATAAGCGAGATTATCCGAAACAAAACCTTCTATGCCATGATGCTTCCGGGACTGCTTTTCATTATCGTTATCTACTACTTGCCGATGATCGGCGTCGTTATCGCTTTCCAGCAATACAACCCGTTTAAAGGCATAACGGGGAGTCCATGGATCGGTTTCAAAAATTTCGAGTTTCTTTTCAAATCGGATGCCCTATTCCAAATCACCTTTAACACGATCTTCTATAACGTGGTCTTCATTGTTTTGGGGATCGGACTTGCGCTGGTCTTCGCCATCTTAATCGATGAAGTCGGCAGCCGCTTTCTCGCGGGAGCGTACAAAAGCATATTGCTTCTTCCTTATTTGTTGTCGTGGGTCGTAGCCGAATATTTGCTTTTTTCCTTTCTGAGCGTGGACAGGGGGATCATGAACTATTTGCTTCAGTTATTCGGGGTTGATCCTGTTCAGTGGTATTCGGAACCGAGTTATTGGAGATATATTTTGCCGGCGGCTTATGTATGGAAAAATGTGGGTTACTTCGCCGTCATCTTTGCGGCGGGGATCTCCGGGATCTCGACCGAATTCTATGAGGCAGCCAAAATAGACGGAGCGAGCAAGTTCCAGCAAGCGCTCAGGATCACGATTCCGATGCTCGCCCCGATTACGATTACATTGGTGCTCCTGCAAACGGGCAAAATTTTTTACGCCGGCTTTGGGGATTGGGGCTTATTCTATAACCTCCCGAAGGAATCGGGGGTATTATTCAGCGCCACCAATGTTATCGATACCTATGTCTATAGAGCGCTGAAAACGATGGGAGATTTCGGAATGTCCTCAGCCGTCGGTTTATACCAGTCGTGCGTTGGATTCGTTCTCGTCGTTGCGTCCAATTACGTGATTCGGCGGTACGACCGCGACAGTTCTTTGTTCTAGGAGGAAGACGAGATGAATCGACTACATGTGTCCAAGATTGCACTCAATATCAGCTTCATGGCGTATTCGGCGCTATGTCTGATCCCATTGCTATTAGTCCTGTCCGTGTCGTTGACCGAAGAACAGTCTATATTCCAACACGGGTA carries:
- a CDS encoding class I SAM-dependent methyltransferase; this translates as MNNWTYDEFKHCGVDYADPEQAEIYDSRHQKFRNDEQEFAGFLSRMPFEHHQELTLLDMGCGTGAAAIHASKHFRMIYAVDVSEAMLQQARRKAEREQRSNIEFIHSGFLSYEHRAEPVDIVSTKVALHHLPDFWKQIALMRMNAMLKMGGILYLHDVIFHFRPAEYQRKIDRFIAGFEAHAGKLFKAEVETHIRDEFSTFDWIMEGMMARAGFEVVSIHPSDGFVMEYFCRKAEEISIPYF
- a CDS encoding DinB family protein — translated: MFSKINDFVQEFEMESVITERVLDSLTDESLTQAVSDNQRTFGQIAWHLVSSINFLTYLGLSYDEPLADENVPVSAAKILTEYRRLGKSMLRAIRSQWTDESLGQIVNLFGEDWQNGAALRYSLRHEIHHRGQMTVLMRQAGLRVPNVLGPTREDWIEKGMQPYV
- a CDS encoding cation:proton antiporter regulatory subunit, which codes for MNLKETDLPGIGRKYTMNTRSGDTLVIVVHNDERRDLFHLSPEEPDEMLSMVTLDDDEARSISAILAGITYKPAFSDNQDILLDGLAIEWIRLEPESKSEGMTIGQLDIRGATGASILAVAQKNKKTHMNPGADLVIGAGMTFVVAGERAQIKQLKMLLRNGKL
- a CDS encoding YdeI/OmpD-associated family protein produces the protein MKKKSCEFPVLFFADQQSLENWLENNYDTSAGFRLQIAKKNSGVVSVSYDEALESALCYGWVDSQKETFDDKTWLQRFTLRGAKSIWSKVNKEKAELLITNGRMRPSGFKAIEAAKQNGQWDKAYESQSTASLPEDFAIELERNAKAKAFYDTLNRQNKYAIIFRIHNAKKQETRTKRIKQFVMMLEKGERIYP
- a CDS encoding helix-turn-helix transcriptional regulator, which codes for MSKSDHMLSILWLLRSGRRMTAKKLANELEIHIRTVYRYIDSLCASGVPIIADSGPNGGYRILGHFAESPLLFDLEEQKALVHASTFAHEAGYPFKEELNRAINKLKRYTNEEQLDQIERHMEGLSIIHPPIEGKQRDLLRVLEEMAAQGRSVEMVYVNGKGDTPNIREVDPYGIVHWKGSWYAVGYCNLRKEVRSFRVDRISRMEPSDRYFERPAAFSAKDFLMRNLLPGTLDSESLAAVRIQGHEQALDLLCQHWLFGHTLVERKDGVALFRLGIHSLQSYVPYFLLPYGKSLIILEPDILIERLVEISYGIASHYESMKSL
- a CDS encoding GntR family transcriptional regulator, with translation MPVPQNFASPTRISAKERALSQIQRWIIEGTLLPGEKLFDAELAESLAVSRTPIREALQLLEMQGLVSMHPGKETRVTRIEKDDMLKMYPTLAALYALAAEQAAQLILPEQIELLKELNAQFGEAIRNGQPYQAMELDEQFHNMIVEISDNPYIASFSASLQIHIRRFKYVFLKQPPTAARSSEEEHAAIIAALEERDPEAASARMKQNVIRPMQELYALI
- a CDS encoding GNAT family N-acetyltransferase, whose product is MTSPIVIRPMTGEDVEHIYRVFTEHHIGKPMEYIARCWDENVTGQRVTLLAFYEGQFAGSLHLLDVSGYPYFAENGIPEINDFNVIPPLRNRGIGHALMEAVETLALERCGIVGIGVGLYRDYGNAQRIYAKRGYVPDGRGVMYKQQPVIPGTQVCVDDDLNLYFTKVKS
- a CDS encoding cation:proton antiporter, whose translation is MEMLIFEVGIALALITFTGFLANKLRFSVIPFYILIGMAVGPHAPHFWKIDLRFIESSSFIEFMGRLGILFLLFYLGMEFSVARLFKSGKAILIGGSFYVALNFLSGLLLGWIAGLPVKETLVVCGIMTSSSTAIVAKVLVDLKRTANPETEMIMGMIMFDDLFIAIHISILTGLVLSGATSIVSVLLISLTALAFIVLFLFIGRKVIKYIDIALNVPSSELFLLMVMTLLFLVAGFSETLHVAEAIGALMIGLVFGESRHVKRIEQQIMPFRDFFGAMFFFSFGLTIEPSSLGGAVGMTVIAVILTIIGNLAAGMIAGRLSGASPRASLNVGFTLVARGEFSIIMANIGKAGGLMASIQSFAVLYVLVLAVLGPLLAKESKWFYQRFAIIGERWRRKRAN
- a CDS encoding carboxymuconolactone decarboxylase family protein, with product MDAYTKSTDLDPKLREPVKFRVSQINGCVYCLSYRAADAKTRGIRNEAILSQCMGRKPSLLRNGEGCLRYRRQDEQNVRESF
- a CDS encoding putative quinol monooxygenase gives rise to the protein MNKFAMYGKLTAHPGQGDALVQMMLEAANLLDSAEGCELYIINVAEDDPDAIWVTELWRDAEAHAESLKNENVLALIQRCRPLIAGVEPVKLRPVGGKGI